Proteins from a single region of Raphanus sativus cultivar WK10039 unplaced genomic scaffold, ASM80110v3 Scaffold4354, whole genome shotgun sequence:
- the LOC130507338 gene encoding heavy metal-associated isoprenylated plant protein 3-like, with protein sequence MSKNNNNNKGDGGSEKKTASVTVVLRVNMHCDSCASKIVKSVRAFQGVETVKAESETGKVTVTGVVDPAKLREQLEVKTKKKVELVSPQPNKEKEKDNKNKDSKDKNTSNEDKNKEKKKAKEAPVTTVVLKVDFHCEGCIEKIQKTASKTKGVSGLSLDHEKQLVTVKGTMDVKKLAESLTRKLKRDVEIVAPAKKDKDNGNEKEKESGDKKKRGGGRGKDNAGDKGGEGMNTMEHVAAQPAHGSMYDPDEDGYSNQFYAVARDLLSDENPNCVVM encoded by the exons ATGAGCAAG aacaacaacaacaacaaaggagATGGCGGCAGCGAGAAGAAAACGGCGTCAGTGACCGTCGTTTTGAGGGTCAATATGCATTGCGATAGTTGCGCCTCAAAAATCGTTAAATCCGTTCGTGCTTTCCAAG GCGTTGAGACGGTGAAAGCAGAGTCAGAGACCGGGAAAGTAACGGTGACCGGAGTTGTAGATCCAGCTAAACTCCGGGAGCAACTTGAagtgaaaacaaagaagaaagtcGAGTTGGTTTCTCCTCAACCCAAtaaggagaaagagaaagacAACAAGAACAAGGACAGTAAGGACAAGAACACAAGCAATGAAGACaagaacaaagaaaagaagaaagccAAAGAG GCTCCGGTAACAACGGTGGTGCTGAAGGTGGACTTCCACTGTGAAGGTTGTATTGAGAAGATTCAAAAGACTGCCTCTAAAACCAAAG GTGTGAGTGGGTTATCATTAGATCACGAGAAGCAGTTAGTGACAGTTAAAGGAACAATGGACGTGAAAAAGCTCGCCGAGAGTTTGACTAGGAAGCTAAAACGTGACGTGGAGATTGTGGCGCCGGCAAAGAAAGACAAAGATAATGGTAATGAAAAAGAGAAGGAGTCTGGTGATAAGAAGAAACGAGGTGGCGGCAGAGGAAAGGATAACGCCGGTGACAAAGGCGGCGAGGGGATGAATACGATGGAACACGTGGCGGCTCAGCCTGCACACGGCTCTATGTATGATCCAGATGAGGATGGATATTCGAATCAATTCTACGCAGTCGCACGTGATCTACTCAGCGATGAAAATCCGAATTGCGTCGTTATGTGA
- the LOC130507339 gene encoding uncharacterized protein LOC130507339: MVSIMILVLFVSSESARAATLIVSNQMQRRANISVFVTCQGTSPRISESIPLGQVSLIKIPPTSRQNATDDISPTAGENDKPARSRVSQWVSCVGTFGGAAQFSPAERIYRLYNSDKDSPVSIAVAKDDGFYCWDNDKNSWYRCTMIIFI; the protein is encoded by the coding sequence ATGGTATCGATCATGATCCTAGTGCTCTTTGTTAGCTCTGAATCTGCACGAGCCGCCACTCTGATTGTATCCAACCAAATGCAGAGACGTGCTAATATTTCCGTTTTCGTGACGTGCCAGGGCACAAGTCCTAGGATCTCTGAATCCATACCTTTAGGTCAAGTCTCGTTGATAAAGATCCCACCCACTAGCAGACAAAATGCGACTGATGATATCTCACCCACTGCCGGAGAAAATGATAAACCGGCGAGATCTAGAGTGTCGCAGTGGGTGTCTTGCGTAGGAACATTTGGGGGTGCAGCACAATTCTCACCCGCGGAGAGGATATACCGTTTATACAATTCAGACAAAGATTCTCCGGTGAGTATCGCCGTTGCAAAAGACGATGGGTTTTATTGTTGGGACAATGACAAGAATTCTTGGTACCGGTGTACTATGATCATTTTCATCTAA